Proteins encoded together in one Euwallacea similis isolate ESF13 chromosome 12, ESF131.1, whole genome shotgun sequence window:
- the LOC136412437 gene encoding DNA topoisomerase 1-like → MALLIVESPAKAKTIGKYLGKEFKVAASFGHVRDLPAKNGSVDPDNDFAIKYETIEKAEKYIKELVKAASKTSDIYLATDPDREGEAMAWHVIETLKEKKAISNENNIYRVVFNEITKRAVQEAIKNPREINMDLVRAQQARRALDYLVGFSLSPLLWTKLSGSKSAGRVQSVALKIICEREDEISKFITQEYWSIKAEMQNSKDEAFFAMLSHYDNKKLEKFDIKNEEEAKNLVREIESRQYAVSTVERKQVKRNPLPPFITSSLQQDAVNKLYFNVKSVMRIAQNLYEGIDIGGETVGLITYMRTDGFHIADEAINSIRGSIKSLYGDKYLPQSPRKYVKKVKNAQEAHEAIRPTDINRTPGSIKDYLTPEQFKLYDLIWKRTIASQMESAILDQVVVEISSTDQKVILRASGSSIFFDGFYKVYQDNMEAENEGLLPAMKEGEACKLISVEPKQHFTQPPPRYSEASIVKKMEEIGIGRPSTYAAIISVLQDREYVSLDSKRFIPSSRGKIVTIFLETFFQRCVEYDFTAQMEEKLDLISNGHADWKKELGHFWVPFFGHVNSVKQMTHDEVFSGIHNLVVDWFCSEEGRKEVNTKCPACSDGILKLNFGKAGVFLGCSNYPECNHTKEITGSNDNSEYPKSLGIDDITGQEVVIKKGPFGLYLQFNNESEKKKAVSIPKDINVNDIDLSTATQLLSLPKVIGEHPETGKEVKIGLGRFGYYIFYDGRYFSLKKSSKEVLNTELSEAVQIIANSPRKELKSLGLNEKGKEVFICNGRYGFYIKCGKTNVALGKSADIESIDLKKALELIKGKK, encoded by the coding sequence atggCATTATTAATAGTTGAATCACCTGCGAAAGCAAAGACAATAGGTAAATATTTGGGTAAAGAGTTCAAAGTAGCTGCATCCTTTGGACATGTGAGGGATCTTCCAGCAAAAAACGGCTCCGTCGATCCGGATAATGATTTTGCTATAAAGTATGAGACCATTgaaaaagcagaaaagtaTATAAAAGAGTTAGTAAAAGCCGCAAGCAAAACATCAGATATATATCTTGCAACAGACCCAGACAGAGAAGGGGAAGCAATGGCTTGGCATGTGATAGAgacattaaaagaaaagaaagcaATCAGTAATGAAAACAACATTTATAGAGTAGTTTTTAATGAGATAACAAAAAGAGCAGTAcaagaagcaataaaaaatccaCGTGAAATTAATATGGATTTAGTACGTGCACAACAAGCACGTAGAGCTTTGGATTATCTAGTTGGATTTAGTTTGTCACCACTGCTGTGGACAAAATTGTCGGGAAGCAAGTCTGCAGGGCGAGTGCAGTCTGTTGCATTAAAGATTATATGCGAACGAGAAGAtgaaattagtaaatttataACACAGGAGTATTGGAGCATAAAAGCAGAAATGCAAAATAGCAAAGATGAGGCTTTTTTTGCTATGCTAAGCCACTATGACAATAAAAAGCtagaaaaatttgatattaagAATGAAGAAGAAGCAAAGAACTTAGTCAGGGAGATTGAATCAAGGCAATATGCTGTAAGCACAGTAGAACGCAAGCAAGTTAAGAGAAACCCGCTTCCTCCGTTTATTACTTCAAGTCTTCAGCAAGATGCAGTGAATAAACTGtattttaatgtgaaaagtgTTATGCGCATAGCGCAAAATTTATATGAAGGTATCGATATTGGTGGTGAAACTGTAGGGTTGATAACTTACATGCGTACAGATGGGTTTCATATTGCAGATGAGGCTATAAACTCAATTAGAGGGTCAATTAAGTCATTATATGGTGATAAATATTTACCGCAGTCTCCTcgtaaatatgtaaaaaaggTCAAAAATGCTCAAGAAGCACATGAAGCAATTCGTCCAACTGATATCAATAGAACGCCGGGTAGTATTAAGGATTACTTAACGCCAGagcaatttaaattgtatGATTTAATCTGGAAAAGAACCATTGCAAGTCAAATGGAATCGGCGATCCTTGATCAAGTGGTAGTTGAAATTAGTTCTACTGACCAGAAAGTAATTCTGCGAGCAAGTGGATCAAGTATATTCTTTGATGGTTTTTATAAAGTCTATCAAGATAACATGGAAGCTGAAAATGAAGGCCTGCTACCTGCCATGAAGGAAGGGGAAGCATGTAAGCTGATTTCAGTTGAGCCAAAACAGCATTTCACTCAACCGCCACCTCGTTATAGTGAAGCGAGTAtcgtaaaaaaaatggaagaaatCGGTATAGGTCGTCCATCAACTTATGCAGCAATTATTTCGGTATTACAAGATCGTGAGTACGTTTCATTGGATAGCAAAAGGTTTATTCCAAGCAGTCGTGGTAAAATCGTTACTATATTTTTAGAAACCTTCTTTCAGCGTTGTGTAGAGTATGACTTCACAGCACAAATGGAAGAAAAGcttgatttaatttcaaatggacATGCAGATTGGAAAAAAGAGTTAGGCCACTTTTGGGTGCCATTTTTTGGTCATGTAAACTCTGTCAAGCAAATGACACATGATGAAGTTTTCAGCGGCATTCACAATTTGGTAGTCGATTGGTTTTGTTCAGAAGAAGGAAGAAAAGAGGTGAATACAAAATGCCCTGCTTGCTCTGATGGCATATTGAAATTGAACTTTGGAAAAGCCGGGGTGTTCCTTGGATGTTCTAACTATCCTGAATGCAACCATACAAAAGAAATTACAGGTAGTAACGACAATTCAGAATATCCAAAAAGTTTAGGTATAGATGATATAACAGGACAAGAGGTAGTAATTAAAAAGGGTCCTTTTGGGCTTTACCTGCAGTTTAATAATGAGTCAGAAAAGAAAAAGGCGGTTTCTATACCAAAAGATATAAATGTTAATGATATTGATCTGAGCACTGCTACTCAGTTACTTTCCTTGCCAAAAGTAATCGGAGAACACCCTGAAACCGGAAAGGAAGTAAAAATAGGCCTTGGGCGATTTGGGTACTATATTTTCTATGATGGTAGATACTTTTCTCTTAAGAAAAGCTCCAAAGAGGTGCTGAATACAGAATTGAGCGAAGCTGTacaaattattgcaaacaGTCCACGCAAAGAGTTAAAATCTCTCGGGCTTaatgaaaaaggaaaagaagtttttatcTGCAACGGTAGGTACGGATTCTATATAAAATGCGGTAAAACAAACGTTGCTTTGGGCAAGAGTGCAGATATTGAAAGCATAGATTTGAAGAAGGCTTTAGAGTTGATTAAGGGTAAGAAGTAG
- the LOC136412438 gene encoding N5-carboxyaminoimidazole ribonucleotide synthase-like, producing the protein MNEPDALSKKVIGIIGGGQLGKMTAIVATKLGQKTHVFASAKDDPACSVADDFTIADFSDKKALESFAQSVDLVTIESENIPCSAIDIDVNFYPGKKALHIAQNRLREKDFIRSLSIKTAEYKSIQNYNELLKNSRAFGYPTRLKTTEMGYDGKGQYVLENDSEVKQFASFDWNTEYILEASVDLLKEVSIVVARDKNGKVAFFPIAENYHVDGILDTSTVPAKIDSKLTQEVQRAAKKIANALDVIGILAIEFFVTKDNELLVNELAPRPHNSCHWSLDACNVSQFEQLVRIICGLPMQEVVLRFPCITKNIIGNDIYDSHKYLSNEKASLTIYGKKEVRDKRKMGHVNIDLS; encoded by the coding sequence ATGAACGAACCAGATGCGCTTAGCAAAAAAGTAATAGGAATAATAGGTGGTGGACAATTAGGTAAAATGACTGCTATCGTTGCAACAAAACTTGGACAAAAAACACATGTTTTTGCCAGTGCTAAAGACGATCCGGCTTGCTCTGTTGCTGATGATTTCACAATAGCAGATTTCTCTGATAAGAAAGCGCTTGAATCTTTTGCACAGAGTGTGGATTTGGTCACTATTGAGTCTGAAAATATTCCATGTAGTGCAATTGATAtcgatgtaaatttttatccGGGTAAAAAAGCGTTACACATTGCGCAAAATAGGCTTAGAGAGAAAGATTTCATTAGAAGCTTGAGTATAAAAACTGCTGAATACAaaagtatacaaaattataatgaGCTACTGAAAAACAGTAGAGCTTTTGGCTATCCAACAAGGCTGAAAACAACAGAAATGGGTTATGATGGAAAAGGGCAATATGTGCTTGAGAATGATTCTGAAGTGAAGCAATTTGCTTCCTTTGATTGGAATACAGAGTACATTCTTGAAGCAAGTGTTGATTTACTGAAAGAGGTTTCAATAGTCGTTGCAAGAGATAAAAACGGTAAAGTAGCTTTTTTTCCTATAGCAGAAAATTACCACGTTGATGGAATACTTGATACTTCAACAGTGCCAGCTAAAATAGATAGTAAATTAACTCAAGAGGTACAACGAGCTGCAAAGAAAATAGCAAATGCGCTCGATGTAATAGGAATTCTGgctattgaattttttgttactaAAGATAACGAATTGTTAGTTAATGAACTAGCTCCCAGACCTCACAATTCTTGCCACTGGAGCTTGGATGCATGTAACGTTAGTCAATTTGAACAGCTAGTTAGGATAATATGCGGGCTACCTATGCAGGAAGTAGTATTACGCTTTCCTTGTAtaacgaaaaatataatagGTAATGATATATATGATTCTCATAAGTATTTGAGCAACGAAAAAGCTAGTTTAACCATATATGGGAAAAAAGAGGTTAGGGATAAGCGTAAAATGGGACATGTCAATATAGATTTAAGTTAA
- the LOC136412439 gene encoding citrate synthase-like, with protein sequence MDKKVLLELSNGLKIELPVLSGTTGPDVLNIKDLYKTTGLFTYDPGFVSTASCSSSITFIDGDEGVLKYRGHDIADLAENNSFTAVIYLLLYGELPSSEQHKKFLLKIQESSKVSEQVTNVIKAFPKTAHPMSILVACFASLSASYYEKHGNNVNGEDLDFGISAIAQVPAIVAMIYRHINNQEFINANNELSYSENFLKMIFGDAVDNDKSALFAKALDKIFTLHADHEQNASTAAVRLVGSAGSNLFASLSAGVATLWGPAHGGANEAVINMLKEIEQSGDIDKFIEKAKDDKDPFKLMGFGHRVYKNYDPRARILKDACHEVLSKLEQNNELLKIAKKLEEIALKDEYFIVRKLYPNVDFYSGIIMNAIDIPSSMFTPIFALARTTGWVTQWYEMINDKETKICRPRQLYFGK encoded by the coding sequence ATGGATAAAAAAGTGCTATTAGAACTAAGTAATGGATTAAAAATCGAGCTACCTGTATTAAGCGGAACAACAGGTCCTGATGTGTTAAATATCAAGGATTTATATAAGACAACAGGATTATTCACTTACGATCCAGGGTTTGTTTCCACAGCTTCATGTTCTTCTTCGATTACATTTATTGATGGAGATGAAGGAGTACTTAAATATAGGGGACATGATATAGCTGATTTGGCAGAGAATAATAGTTTTACTGctgtgatttatttattactctaTGGTGAACTACCCAGTTCAGAGcaacacaaaaaatttcttcTCAAAATACAAGAATCATCCAAAGTATCAGAGCAAGTTACAAATGTAATTAAAGCATTTCCAAAAACTGCTCACCCTATGTCAATCTTAGTTGCATGTTTTGCAAGTTTGTCAGCATCTTACTATGAAAAGCATGGCAACAATGTCAATGGTGAAGATCTAGACTTTGGAATTTCTGCAATAGCGCAAGTTCCTGCAATTGTTGCAATGATTTATAGGCATATCAACaatcaggaattcataaatgCTAACAATGAATTAAGTTACagtgaaaatttcttaaagatGATATTTGGCGATGCTGTTGATAATGATAAAAGCGCCCTTTTTGCAAAAGCTTtggataaaatatttactctCCATGCTGATCATGAACAGAATGCTTCTACGGCGGCTGTCAGACTGGTAGGATCGGCTGGTTCTAATCTGTTTGCAAGCCTCTCTGCAGGGGTTGCTACACTTTGGGGACCAGCACATGGTGGAGCTAATGAGGCAGTTATAAATATGCTAAAAGAGATAGAGCAAAGTGGAGATATAGATAAATTCATCGAAAAAGCTAAAGATGATAAAGATCCATTTAAATTGATGGGATTTGGACATcgtgtttataaaaattatgatcCGCGCGCGCGCATATTAAAAGACGCTTGCCATGAGGTTCTAAGTAAACTAGAACAAAACAATGAACTGCTCAAGATTGcaaaaaaacttgaagaaaTAGCTTTAAAGGATGAATATTTTATCGTGCGTAAGTTATATCCAAATGTTGATTTTTACTCAGGTATAATAATGAATGCTATCGATATCCCTTCAAGTATGTTCACGCCTATTTTTGCACTTGCAAGAACCACTGGTTGGGTTACTCAGTGGTATGAAATGATAAATGATAAAGAAACTAAGATCTGTAGACCAAGGCAACTCtattttggtaaataa